One window from the genome of Epinephelus fuscoguttatus linkage group LG3, E.fuscoguttatus.final_Chr_v1 encodes:
- the cep20 gene encoding lisH domain-containing protein FOPNL, whose product MATITELKCAVRETLESRGVLGQLKARIRAEVFSALDDQREPRPPLSHENLLINELIREYLEFNKYRYTASVLTAESGQPEVPLDRQFLANELKVSEDLSSKSVPLLYGLVSHFVNSSDNSGKVFLRGSSLPATSNTAPGPDA is encoded by the exons ACCATCACTGAACTCAAGTGTG CGGTGAGGGAAACGCTGGAGTCCCGTGGTGTCCTGGGTCAGTTGAAGGCTCGTATCCGGGCAGAGGTGTTCAGCGCCCTGGATGACCAGCGGGAGCCTCGTCCGCCGCTGTCCCACGAAAACCTGCTCATCAACGAGCTCATCCGGGAGTACCTGGAGTTCAACAAGTACAGATACACTGCGTCTGTACTGACAGCAG aGTCCGGCCAACCTGAAGTTCCCTTGGACAGACAGTTCCTGGCAAATGAGCTGAAAGTTTCAGAGGATCTGAGCTCCAAGTCTGT ACCTCTCCTCTATGGCCTGGTGAGCCACTTTGTGAACAGCAGTGACAACAGTGGAAAGGTGTTTCTGCGGGGTTCCTCTCTGCCTGCTACCAGCAACACAGCACCTGGACCAGATGCCTAA